In a single window of the Manis pentadactyla isolate mManPen7 chromosome 14, mManPen7.hap1, whole genome shotgun sequence genome:
- the GSG1 gene encoding LOW QUALITY PROTEIN: germ cell-specific gene 1 protein (The sequence of the model RefSeq protein was modified relative to this genomic sequence to represent the inferred CDS: inserted 2 bases in 2 codons; deleted 2 bases in 1 codon; substituted 1 base at 1 genomic stop codon), whose amino-acid sequence MEHPKGFSDQRTIVSAILSVLSLNLPTAPLLRDHWLLGTQKVPKPLCGKDLATKCLDIPMPSDGDSTSTSSQEVVQHGSXETRNGHLSPHTFWRGMWLSCEEIMEEPGTRCRSSIELKPPTERETLWLSLGAPFAYIGLEFISFLLLLTDLLLFTGNTGFGLTLTTLATVSSISSGLLGMVAHVMYSQVFQATANXGPEDWRPHAWNYGWAFYLAWVSLICCLPSAVTTFNIHTRLVPELKCKHRKSFRGNPSCLSPHQQLSCPAHPRGSCDQLHQSPSQPIQSVSDRADFYSELXQKGFQQGTSQGQKE is encoded by the exons ATGGAGCACCCGAAGGGCTTCTCTGACCAACGGACAATTGTGTCTGCCATCCTCAGCGTGCTGTCACTCAACCTCCCCACAGCACCCCTGCTCAGAGACCACTGGCTTCTGGGCACACAGAAGGTGCCCAAGCCCCTGTGCGGGAAGGACCTGGCAACCAAGTGCCTTGATATTCCGATGCCCTCGGATGGGGATAGCACCAGCACATCATCCCAGGAGGTGGTGCAACATGGCAGCTGAGAGACTAGGAATGGCCACCTTTCCCCCCATACCTTCTGGAGGGGCATGTGGCTGTCCTGTGAGGAAATCATGGAAGAACCAGGTA CAAGGTGCCGAAGTTCCATTGAACTCAAACCACCAACCGAGAG AGAGACCCTGTGGTTATCGCTGGGAGCCCCGTTCGCGTACATTGGACTTGAATTCATCAGTTTCCTCCTGCTACTCACGGACCTCCTCCTGTTCACTGGGAACACAGGCTTCGGCCTCACACTGACCACCTTGGCCACTGTTTCCTCCATCTCGTCAG GCCTTCTGGGAATGGTGGCCCATGTGATGTACTCACAAGTCTTCCAGGCAACTGCCA TTGGTCCAGaagactggaggccacatgctTGGAATTATGGCTGGGCCTTCTA CCTGGCCTGGGTTTCCCTCATTTGCTGCCTGCCATCGGCTGTCACTACCTTCAACATCCACACCAGGCTGGTGCCGGAGCTCAAGTGCAAGCACAGGAAGAGCTTCAGAGGAAACCCCAGCTGCCTATCACCCCACCAGCAGCTGTCCTGCCCAGCCCACCCCCGTGGATCCTGTGACCAGCTACACCAGTCC CCCAGTCAGCCTATCCAGTCTGTCTCTGACCGGGCTGACTTCTACTCAGAGC CACAGAAGGGATTTCAGCAAGGCACCAGCCAGGGTCAAAAAGAGTAG